The following nucleotide sequence is from Pseudomonas sp. S09G 359.
CGCTGCGCCCGCTGCCGATCCGTATCCGCCGCCCCGGCGTGATCATCCGCCTGTTTTTCCGGGTCGGCCGCGACGTGATTGTTTCCAACCTGCAGGTGGCCTGGGGTGTACTCACCTGTGGCTCACGCCCACCGCGCTCGCGCTTTATCAAGATCCCGCTGGACCTGCGCGACGCCAATGGCCTGGCCGTGCTGGCGATGATCACCAGCGTGACGCCCGGCACCGTCTGGTCAGAACTGGCCCTGGACCGCAGCATCCTGCTGTTGCACGTCTTCGACCTGGATGACGAAGCGCTGTTTATCCAAGCGTTCAAACACGCCTACGAGCGGCCCCTGATGGAGATCTTCGAATGAGCGCCCTGCTCTCCAATGCGATCCTGTTCAGCCTGTTCCTGTTCTCGCTGGCGATGGTGCTGACCCTGGTGCGCCTGTTCAAGGGCCCGTCGGCCCAGGACCGGGTACTGGCGCTGGACTACCTGTACATCCTGGCAATGCTGATGATGCTGGTGCTGGGCATTCGCTATGCCAGTGACACCTACTTCGAAGCGGCGCTGCTGATCGCGCTGTTCGGCTTCGTCGGCTCGTTTGCCCTGGCCAAATTCCTGCTGCGTGGGGAGGTGATTGAATGATGCCGTTATGGATGGAAATCGTCGTCGCGGTGCTGCTGGTATTGAGCAGCGTGTTTGCCTTGATTGGCGCGATCGGCTTACTGCGCATGAAGGACTTCTTCCAGCGCATGCACCCACCGGCACTCGCCTCGACCCTGGGCGCGTGGTGCGTGGCACTGGCGTCGATCATCTATTTTTCGGTGCTCAAATCCGGGCCGGTGCTGCACGGCTGGCTGATTCCGATTTTGCTGTCGATCACCGTGCCGGTGACCACCTTGCTGCTGGCGCGCACGGCGTTGTTCCGCAAGCGCATGGCCGGTGATGACGTGCCGGCTGAGGTCAGCAGCCGCCGCTGACAGCTCTGGAACCTATTACAAGATCGGCGCGCCGAACCTGCGCAAACGCGGCATCCAGTGATCGAGGATTTCCGCCGACGCCAGCACATGATGGGCATGCCCGATCAATAACCGGCGCGGCACAAAACCGATGTATCTGGAGTCATCGCTGTTGTCACGGTTGTCGCCCAACATAAAGTAGTTGTCGGCCGGTACGGTAACCGGGCCGAAATTGCGCAACGCCCGCACTGTCGGCATGAACTGCACCGTGCGCTGGCTGTTGGCCGCCTGTTCGGTCAGCTTGATGCCTGGGACCGCATGGCCAGGCACGATCGGCTCGCTGATATCCTGCGCGTCGCTGTAGGTTGCAGGCACACCGTTGACCCACAACACCTCGTCTCTCATCTCCAGGGTGTCACCGGGAATGCCGACGATGCGCTTGATCAGGCGCATGCCGTCCTTGGGCGACGAAAACGTCACCACATCACCGCGTTGGGGGTTATCGAGCTTGGCCAGGGAGATGTCAGTGAGCGGCAGCTTGAGGTCGTAGGCCACCCGGTTCACTAGCACCACATCGCCCTCGAGCAAGGTCGGGCGCATGGAGCCAGAGGGAATGGGGTTCCAGTCGGCCAGGGAGGTACGAAAAACGCCGAAGCACAACCAGAAAATGATTGCGTAACGGTAACGGATCAACCAACTTCGCATACATCCTCGCCATACAAAAAGTGGGTGTAAACACTGACATCAGTACTGTTTACCCTTTGACGTCTTAACTGACGGGCATCAGGTATACGCTCGGTTGTTGCACTCGCGGATTAAATTAACATTAGCCTTCAGCCTGTCGTCAGCCGCAGGCCGCTAAGTCCACGCGCACTAAAAGGAGTTTTCGCCATGGATATCAGATGTTCCGTGTTTATCGCAGCCAGCATCGACGGCTTTATTGCCCGCCCGGACGGTGATATCGAGTGGTTGCACCGTCCAGAGTACGAAACGGCGGAGTTGAACGGCGTGACCTATGAAAGCTTCATCGCCACGGTCGATGCGCTGGTGATGGGCAGCAAAACCCTGAAGAAAGTCCTGTCCTTCCCCGAGTGGCCCTACGAGGGTACGCCGGTCATTGCGCTTTCCCATCAGCATCTGCAGATCCCTGCACATCTGGAGGGCAAGGTCGAGGTCATGGCAGGAGACGTAACCAAGCTGGTGGCAACGTTAGCCAAGCGCGGCATGCAGCATCTTTACCTCGACGGCGGCCAGACGATCCAGGCGTTTCTTGCAGCGGGCCTGGTCAATGAGCTGATCATTACGCGTATCCCGGTGTTGCTGGGGCAAGGTATCCCACTGTTCAACCCGGTTGGCAGTGAGCATGAGTTGCGTCATGTGGGTACGTACGTGTCAGACAATGGTTTTGTGCAGAGTCGATATCAAGTGATGGCAGGCGCTCGCGCCTTTCACGGCCTTCAGGCGAGTAACCCCGCCCTATTGGCCTGATTCATTTCTCTGAAGGAACAGATCATGAACCCACCCCTCGCATTGGTCGCAGGTATAGGACGCCATAACCGCTC
It contains:
- a CDS encoding Na+/H+ antiporter subunit E → MKRLFPAPWLSLALWVLWLVLNLSVSPGNLLLGALLGFLAPLLMAPLRPLPIRIRRPGVIIRLFFRVGRDVIVSNLQVAWGVLTCGSRPPRSRFIKIPLDLRDANGLAVLAMITSVTPGTVWSELALDRSILLLHVFDLDDEALFIQAFKHAYERPLMEIFE
- a CDS encoding K+/H+ antiporter subunit F translates to MSALLSNAILFSLFLFSLAMVLTLVRLFKGPSAQDRVLALDYLYILAMLMMLVLGIRYASDTYFEAALLIALFGFVGSFALAKFLLRGEVIE
- a CDS encoding Na+/H+ antiporter subunit G; protein product: MMPLWMEIVVAVLLVLSSVFALIGAIGLLRMKDFFQRMHPPALASTLGAWCVALASIIYFSVLKSGPVLHGWLIPILLSITVPVTTLLLARTALFRKRMAGDDVPAEVSSRR
- the lepB gene encoding signal peptidase I, which translates into the protein MRSWLIRYRYAIIFWLCFGVFRTSLADWNPIPSGSMRPTLLEGDVVLVNRVAYDLKLPLTDISLAKLDNPQRGDVVTFSSPKDGMRLIKRIVGIPGDTLEMRDEVLWVNGVPATYSDAQDISEPIVPGHAVPGIKLTEQAANSQRTVQFMPTVRALRNFGPVTVPADNYFMLGDNRDNSDDSRYIGFVPRRLLIGHAHHVLASAEILDHWMPRLRRFGAPIL
- a CDS encoding dihydrofolate reductase family protein, giving the protein MDIRCSVFIAASIDGFIARPDGDIEWLHRPEYETAELNGVTYESFIATVDALVMGSKTLKKVLSFPEWPYEGTPVIALSHQHLQIPAHLEGKVEVMAGDVTKLVATLAKRGMQHLYLDGGQTIQAFLAAGLVNELIITRIPVLLGQGIPLFNPVGSEHELRHVGTYVSDNGFVQSRYQVMAGARAFHGLQASNPALLA